In Shouchella patagoniensis, the following are encoded in one genomic region:
- a CDS encoding serine hydrolase domain-containing protein has protein sequence MRDEVIYFLEKEVKGGSIPGAVISVRQENKQLMTAAVGEAVVYPDKEKMDLNTVFDLASLTKVVCTLPLILKFVASGEIHLHERVCFFLEEFATEDKREITVHQLLTHTSGLPASRDFYKESTEPKEILNLIAATPLQATSGRKVIYSDLGFIVLYKLIEKLASQRLDVFAKRELFEPLGMNETAFNPNYDLNRFASTEYDEASGRWLRGVVHDENARFMGGISGHAGLFSTVADLGNYVTALSNDGLFKHREIIAVPTLKLAAKNHTPFAAEARGLGWLLKSSNPSSCGDLFSASSYGHTGFTGTSIWIDPIDDLQVILLTNRVHFGRGTGILRLRPRLHNLIKSHMRSLL, from the coding sequence ATGAGAGACGAAGTCATTTATTTTTTAGAAAAAGAAGTAAAGGGTGGGTCTATTCCTGGTGCTGTTATAAGTGTTCGCCAAGAGAATAAACAACTGATGACTGCCGCTGTAGGGGAAGCAGTCGTTTATCCAGACAAAGAAAAAATGGATCTGAATACGGTATTTGATCTAGCATCACTGACAAAGGTCGTTTGTACGTTACCGCTAATACTAAAATTTGTCGCATCTGGGGAAATTCATCTCCATGAAAGGGTTTGTTTTTTTCTTGAAGAATTCGCCACAGAAGATAAAAGAGAGATCACTGTTCATCAATTATTAACTCATACTTCAGGACTGCCAGCTAGTCGTGATTTTTATAAAGAATCGACCGAGCCAAAGGAGATTTTGAATCTTATTGCCGCAACTCCATTGCAAGCTACTTCTGGAAGGAAGGTCATTTATAGCGATTTAGGGTTTATCGTTTTATATAAATTAATTGAAAAACTGGCTAGTCAACGATTGGATGTTTTTGCGAAACGCGAGTTATTTGAGCCGCTTGGTATGAATGAAACGGCCTTTAATCCGAATTATGATCTCAATCGCTTTGCTTCAACAGAATATGATGAGGCAAGCGGGAGATGGCTAAGAGGAGTTGTACATGATGAGAACGCAAGATTTATGGGGGGCATTAGTGGCCACGCAGGCTTATTTTCGACCGTCGCAGATCTGGGGAACTATGTTACAGCGCTTTCGAATGATGGTCTATTTAAGCATCGCGAAATCATTGCCGTTCCGACGTTAAAGCTCGCTGCCAAAAATCATACGCCATTTGCAGCTGAAGCTCGGGGGCTTGGGTGGTTGTTGAAGTCGTCAAATCCTTCATCATGTGGGGATTTATTTTCCGCTTCTTCGTATGGGCATACCGGTTTTACCGGCACAAGCATTTGGATCGATCCAATTGATGATCTTCAAGTTATTTTATTGACAAATCGTGTTCATTTTGGAAGGGGAACAGGTATTTTGCGGTTGCGTCCGCGGTTGCACAAT
- a CDS encoding peptide MFS transporter has product MSSNNRSEPSIPQKGFFGHPKGLFTLFFTEFWERFSYYGMRAILLYYLYDTVANGGLGFDRATATAIVSIYGALVYMSGVLGGWLADRLFGTKKMVFYGGVIIMLGHIVLSIPGSTSAFFVSMILIILGTGLLKPNVSSVVGDLYTADDTRRDSGFSIFVMGINLGAFVAPLIVGTLGQNYNYHLGFAVAAVGMFIGLIVFLMTHKTYLGTAGELPPNPLPESKRKKVIVSLVGGGLIILTASALLLAYEMVTITFFINVVSILGVLLPIIYFIAMYRSKKTTSDEKSRLLAYIPLFVAAVMFWSIQEQGATILALYAAERTQLSLGSFTLQASWFQSLNPLFIIALAPIFAWLWLKLGSKQPGTPIKYGIGIIFAGASFLIMVIPAMLGSTQVSPLWLVFSFFLCVIGELLISPVGLSITTKLAPKAFSSQMMSMWFLTNACAQALNAQLAGVFDKVSEATYFGVLGGTAIILGLAMFALTPWIKRAMRGIQ; this is encoded by the coding sequence ATGTCATCGAATAATCGCAGTGAACCAAGTATTCCTCAAAAAGGTTTTTTTGGTCACCCTAAAGGTTTATTCACATTATTTTTCACTGAGTTTTGGGAGCGTTTCTCCTATTACGGCATGCGTGCCATTCTTTTATATTACTTATACGATACCGTAGCCAACGGCGGTCTTGGCTTTGATCGAGCGACTGCCACAGCCATCGTTTCCATTTACGGTGCACTCGTTTATATGTCAGGTGTACTCGGCGGTTGGCTGGCAGACAGGCTGTTCGGAACAAAGAAAATGGTTTTTTATGGCGGCGTTATTATTATGCTCGGTCATATTGTCTTATCCATTCCTGGAAGCACCAGTGCCTTTTTTGTTAGTATGATTTTGATTATTCTTGGTACCGGCTTATTAAAACCTAATGTGTCCAGTGTTGTTGGTGATCTATATACAGCTGATGATACACGTAGAGATTCTGGATTCAGCATTTTTGTAATGGGCATTAATTTAGGTGCTTTTGTAGCGCCACTCATTGTCGGAACACTTGGACAAAACTACAATTATCATCTCGGGTTTGCAGTTGCTGCAGTCGGCATGTTTATTGGGCTTATTGTCTTTCTAATGACTCATAAAACGTATTTAGGAACGGCAGGTGAATTGCCACCTAATCCACTACCAGAATCAAAACGAAAAAAAGTGATTGTTAGTTTGGTTGGGGGTGGCTTAATCATCCTTACTGCTAGTGCGCTTTTGCTCGCTTACGAAATGGTTACAATTACATTTTTTATTAACGTCGTCAGTATTTTAGGTGTACTGCTTCCTATTATCTATTTTATTGCGATGTACCGTAGCAAGAAAACAACTAGCGATGAAAAGTCACGTTTACTTGCATACATTCCATTATTTGTCGCCGCGGTCATGTTTTGGTCAATCCAAGAACAAGGTGCAACGATCCTTGCACTTTATGCGGCAGAACGAACACAATTGTCGCTTGGGAGTTTCACATTACAAGCATCGTGGTTTCAATCACTTAACCCATTATTTATCATCGCTCTCGCCCCTATTTTTGCATGGCTATGGCTTAAACTGGGCAGCAAGCAACCAGGCACACCCATTAAATATGGCATCGGAATTATCTTTGCCGGAGCCTCATTTTTAATTATGGTGATACCGGCTATGTTAGGCAGCACACAAGTAAGCCCGCTTTGGTTAGTTTTCAGCTTTTTCCTATGTGTTATTGGGGAGCTGCTTATTTCACCAGTCGGCCTTTCCATTACAACAAAGCTTGCACCAAAAGCCTTCTCATCACAAATGATGAGCATGTGGTTTCTAACCAATGCTTGTGCACAAGCGTTAAATGCACAGCTTGCAGGGGTGTTTGACAAAGTATCCGAGGCGACCTATTTTGGCGTGCTTGGAGGTACAGCCATCATTCTTGGTCTTGCAATGTTCGCTCTAACACCGTGGATTAAACGAGCAATGCGCGGTATCCAATGA
- a CDS encoding GNAT family N-acetyltransferase, whose amino-acid sequence MSDMLVPLYRLPKENEPSTDFSIRRALAPEKSIILTWVKDHFGQGWSDECDVAFSNAPVTCYIAIQDEKLIGFACYDATMKNFFGPTGVKEDARGLGAGKALLLRCFHSMKEAGYGYGIIGGAGPVEFYEHTLGAIAIPNSKPGIYAGMLRSTPTSANS is encoded by the coding sequence ATGAGTGATATGCTTGTGCCTCTCTATCGATTACCAAAGGAAAATGAGCCATCAACTGATTTCAGCATAAGAAGGGCACTCGCCCCAGAAAAATCAATTATTCTTACTTGGGTGAAAGATCACTTTGGTCAAGGCTGGTCTGACGAGTGCGATGTCGCTTTCAGCAACGCACCAGTTACTTGCTACATTGCGATTCAAGACGAGAAATTAATTGGATTCGCTTGCTATGATGCCACAATGAAAAACTTTTTTGGTCCAACTGGTGTAAAAGAAGATGCGCGCGGTCTTGGTGCTGGCAAGGCACTCTTGTTACGTTGCTTCCATTCAATGAAAGAAGCTGGTTACGGATATGGGATTATAGGAGGGGCTGGTCCGGTAGAATTTTATGAGCATACTCTTGGCGCCATTGCCATACCAAACTCTAAACCTGGCATCTACGCAGGCATGCTTCGTTCTACACCGACTAGCGCCAATAGTTAA
- a CDS encoding GntP family permease, which produces MSATGLILITIIGIGVLLYLIMHSKMQAFLALLIASIFIGLFTGMDPSFLIETIEEGMGGTLGFIAIVVGLGAMFGEMLRTSGGAERLAFTLVDKFGEKRSQWALGLTGFIVAIPVFLDVALVILLPIVYSLAMRTGKSLLYYAIPLLAGLAVAHSFIPPTPGPIAVASVIGVDLGWMLLFGVIAGIPAMIVAGPLFGRFIGNKLHIGVPAHIAEKAKKESGERKQLPSFSLICFIIFSPLVLILLNTTGGIVLEDGMLRDVVTFIGHPFVALIIATLLAMYFLGKRRGVTKEEMQTMTTKALEPAGIVILITGAGGVFKEVLIQSGVGDAMGELMASSGFPLVLLAFLIATFVRVAQGSATVAMITAAGLISPILEMVDLSQPSLALIAISIACGATVLSHVNDSGFWLVNRFLEMSEKDTLKSWTVMETIIGLVGFFVVFGLSFFFS; this is translated from the coding sequence ATGTCGGCAACTGGTTTAATACTAATCACAATTATTGGGATTGGCGTTCTATTATATTTAATTATGCATTCGAAAATGCAAGCATTTCTTGCTCTTTTGATTGCTAGTATTTTTATCGGACTTTTTACAGGAATGGATCCAAGTTTTTTAATTGAGACCATTGAAGAAGGAATGGGAGGGACGCTAGGGTTTATTGCAATTGTAGTAGGACTTGGAGCCATGTTTGGAGAAATGCTTCGAACATCTGGAGGGGCTGAAAGGCTGGCTTTTACTCTCGTTGATAAGTTTGGAGAAAAACGATCGCAATGGGCTTTAGGTTTAACAGGTTTCATTGTTGCAATTCCAGTGTTTCTAGATGTTGCGCTTGTTATCTTGCTTCCTATCGTTTATAGCCTTGCAATGCGCACAGGAAAATCTTTGCTTTACTATGCGATCCCTCTACTGGCGGGACTAGCTGTGGCACATAGTTTTATTCCTCCCACTCCAGGTCCAATTGCAGTTGCATCTGTTATTGGGGTTGATTTAGGCTGGATGCTGTTGTTTGGCGTGATAGCCGGGATACCAGCGATGATTGTAGCAGGACCATTATTTGGACGCTTCATCGGTAACAAATTACACATTGGTGTACCTGCTCATATTGCGGAGAAAGCTAAAAAAGAATCTGGAGAAAGAAAACAGCTACCTTCATTTTCATTAATATGCTTTATTATCTTTTCCCCGCTGGTGCTTATTTTGTTAAATACGACCGGGGGGATCGTTCTTGAAGATGGAATGCTTCGAGATGTGGTAACGTTTATCGGCCATCCGTTTGTTGCTTTAATTATTGCAACACTGCTAGCGATGTATTTCCTAGGTAAGCGTCGTGGTGTGACGAAGGAAGAAATGCAAACGATGACAACGAAAGCACTTGAACCTGCTGGTATTGTTATTTTAATTACAGGAGCTGGCGGCGTGTTTAAAGAAGTGCTTATTCAAAGCGGTGTTGGTGATGCAATGGGTGAACTAATGGCGTCTTCAGGGTTTCCACTCGTATTGCTTGCGTTTTTAATCGCAACCTTTGTCCGAGTGGCTCAAGGTTCAGCAACAGTCGCAATGATTACGGCAGCGGGATTAATTTCCCCAATTTTGGAAATGGTTGATCTTTCACAGCCATCTTTAGCGTTAATTGCAATTTCAATTGCATGTGGTGCGACAGTATTATCCCATGTAAATGATTCAGGATTTTGGCTTGTTAACCGTTTCCTTGAGATGTCTGAGAAAGATACTCTTAAATCATGGACGGTAATGGAAACAATTATCGGTCTAGTTGGATTCTTTGTTGTATTTGGATTGAGCTTTTTCTTTTCATAG
- the dgoD gene encoding galactonate dehydratase, with amino-acid sequence MKITNYELFQVQPRWLFLKIETDEGITGWGEPVIEGRAATVKAAVDELMEYLIGKDPLQIEDHWNVMYRGGFYRGGPILMSAISGIDQALWDIKGKYLNVPIHQLLGGKARESIRVYSWIGGDRPSDVGAAAKSVVDQGFTAVKMNASDELQYIDSYEKIDRVLENVAAIRDAIGPYVGIGIDFHGRVHKPMAKMLAKELEQFRPMFIEEPVLPENNEALREIANHTVIPIATGERMYSKWDFKNLLTDGYADIIQPDLSHAGGITENKKILSMAEAFDVAAAPHCPLGPIALAACLQVDATCHNAFIQEQSLGIHYNQGSDLLDYLVDGSVFKYKDGYVDIPNKPGLGIEINEAHVRKMAETGHNWRNPIWRHKDNSVAEW; translated from the coding sequence ATGAAAATTACTAATTATGAATTGTTTCAAGTACAACCAAGGTGGCTATTTTTAAAAATTGAAACGGATGAAGGGATTACCGGGTGGGGAGAACCGGTGATCGAGGGCCGTGCTGCAACTGTTAAGGCCGCAGTGGATGAATTGATGGAATATTTGATCGGAAAAGATCCTCTTCAAATTGAAGATCACTGGAATGTGATGTATCGTGGCGGCTTTTACCGCGGAGGGCCAATACTAATGAGTGCGATTTCTGGAATTGACCAAGCTCTTTGGGATATTAAAGGTAAGTATTTAAATGTGCCGATTCACCAATTATTAGGAGGAAAAGCCCGCGAATCGATTCGCGTCTATTCATGGATTGGCGGTGACCGCCCATCTGATGTAGGAGCAGCAGCTAAATCAGTTGTTGATCAAGGTTTCACCGCGGTCAAAATGAATGCATCGGATGAATTGCAATACATTGATTCCTATGAAAAGATAGATCGGGTGTTAGAGAATGTGGCAGCCATTCGTGATGCAATTGGTCCTTATGTAGGTATTGGTATCGACTTTCATGGGCGCGTTCACAAGCCCATGGCCAAAATGTTAGCGAAAGAATTAGAACAATTTAGACCGATGTTTATCGAAGAACCGGTCTTGCCAGAGAATAATGAAGCATTACGAGAAATTGCGAACCACACAGTTATACCAATTGCAACTGGTGAACGTATGTATTCAAAGTGGGATTTTAAAAATTTGCTTACTGATGGGTATGCCGACATTATCCAACCTGATTTATCTCATGCGGGGGGAATTACAGAAAACAAAAAAATCCTGTCAATGGCGGAAGCTTTTGATGTAGCGGCAGCACCTCATTGTCCTCTGGGACCAATCGCTCTAGCAGCTTGTTTACAAGTTGATGCAACATGCCATAACGCCTTTATTCAAGAACAGAGTCTAGGTATTCATTACAATCAAGGATCCGACTTGCTTGATTACTTAGTAGATGGAAGCGTTTTTAAATACAAAGATGGATATGTTGATATTCCGAATAAACCTGGACTAGGTATTGAAATCAATGAAGCGCATGTACGGAAAATGGCTGAAACTGGGCATAATTGGCGCAATCCTATCTGGCGTCATAAAGACAACAGTGTCGCTGAGTGGTAA
- a CDS encoding bifunctional 4-hydroxy-2-oxoglutarate aldolase/2-dehydro-3-deoxy-phosphogluconate aldolase produces MNTLEAIYTYKLIAIIRGAKKEDLLLIGNSLKEGGIQLVEVTLNSPGAIEGIKQMAEVFKGEIKIGAGTVLDPESARSAIEAGADFILSPTVNTETIKLTKRYGKVSIPGAYTPTEILTAYEHGADLIKVFPASIGSGYIKDIRGPLPHIPLVPTGGVTETNIVDFQKAGATAFGIGSSLVNTKTEVTDEYLLEITNKAKTFVQLVQK; encoded by the coding sequence ATGAATACACTTGAAGCGATTTATACATATAAACTTATAGCCATTATCAGAGGAGCGAAGAAAGAAGACCTACTTCTTATTGGCAATTCTTTGAAAGAAGGAGGCATTCAGTTAGTTGAGGTTACATTAAATTCGCCTGGCGCGATTGAAGGAATCAAACAAATGGCAGAAGTGTTTAAAGGTGAAATAAAGATTGGTGCAGGGACTGTTTTGGATCCAGAGTCAGCAAGGTCCGCTATTGAGGCAGGGGCAGATTTTATCTTATCGCCAACTGTCAATACAGAAACAATTAAATTGACGAAACGTTATGGCAAAGTAAGCATTCCAGGGGCGTATACGCCAACAGAAATTTTAACGGCTTATGAACACGGTGCAGATTTAATAAAAGTTTTTCCAGCAAGCATTGGATCGGGTTACATAAAAGATATTCGGGGTCCACTTCCTCATATTCCTTTAGTTCCAACAGGTGGTGTGACCGAAACAAACATTGTTGATTTTCAAAAGGCAGGCGCCACAGCATTTGGAATCGGAAGTTCGCTTGTAAACACAAAGACTGAAGTAACTGATGAGTACTTACTTGAAATAACAAATAAAGCAAAAACATTTGTCCAATTAGTTCAAAAATAA
- a CDS encoding sugar kinase, translated as MDVISIGETMVLFSPKTNGQLRYATDFSARIAGAETNTLIGLTKLGHKTSWISRVGKDELGAKIVNAVRGEGVDTTNVKWATDAPTGLFLKEETTVEKTSVFYYRKGSAASKMTPTDIENADLSHVRYFYLTGITPALSKSCEETVFALIQKAKDAGIPIVFDPNIRKKLLDDNGGIDLIKNLIGLSDIVLPGKGEGTFLFGTMNEVEIVGHCKMLGAATVVLKLGEAGAYYETEHESGYVAPFHVPHVVDPIGAGDGFAAGLLSGLLDELTIEESIRRACAIGALVTQVNGDIEGLPTREQLQTYMEANEHDDVLR; from the coding sequence ATGGACGTTATAAGTATCGGAGAGACAATGGTTTTATTTTCTCCGAAAACAAATGGGCAGTTAAGGTATGCGACAGATTTTTCGGCGCGCATTGCTGGAGCTGAAACGAATACGTTAATAGGCTTAACGAAGCTTGGGCATAAAACGAGTTGGATTAGTAGGGTTGGCAAGGATGAGTTAGGAGCAAAAATTGTAAACGCTGTCCGGGGCGAAGGGGTAGACACAACAAATGTGAAGTGGGCAACGGATGCACCAACAGGTCTTTTCTTAAAAGAAGAAACAACAGTAGAAAAAACATCTGTTTTTTATTATCGAAAGGGTTCTGCAGCAAGCAAAATGACGCCTACAGATATTGAAAATGCAGATTTATCCCATGTTCGTTACTTCTACTTAACTGGTATTACTCCGGCCTTAAGCAAGTCATGTGAGGAGACAGTGTTCGCTCTTATTCAAAAAGCAAAAGATGCGGGGATACCGATTGTTTTTGACCCTAATATTCGAAAAAAATTGCTAGATGATAATGGCGGTATCGATTTAATAAAAAATTTGATTGGCTTATCGGATATCGTATTGCCAGGCAAAGGGGAAGGGACTTTTCTATTTGGAACGATGAATGAGGTGGAGATCGTGGGTCACTGCAAGATGCTTGGTGCAGCTACAGTCGTCCTTAAGCTTGGAGAAGCAGGAGCTTATTACGAGACAGAACATGAAAGTGGATATGTAGCTCCTTTTCATGTGCCTCACGTTGTTGATCCAATCGGAGCTGGTGATGGGTTTGCAGCAGGATTGCTTTCTGGATTGCTGGATGAATTAACAATAGAAGAGTCCATCAGACGGGCATGTGCAATAGGAGCACTAGTGACACAAGTAAACGGGGATATTGAGGGATTGCCCACAAGAGAACAACTGCAAACCTACATGGAAGCAAATGAACATGATGATGTTCTCAGATAA
- a CDS encoding IclR family transcriptional regulator — MSVKSAERVLRIFELLSANISGLTIKEISETLNMPQSSTSGLVKTLLNENYVSLNQFNRLTLGPKLIPVGNAAMESLDISSLGTPFLKDLMKAVEETVFMTVLVEQELVYVAKIDSNRSIRTSAYLGGKKPLYCTGLGKAFLAFMPETERKRYMKAIKLRAITKQTITSKVELEKKLQGYSQMGYSIDDEENEDGLYCLAAPVFDVGGTMQAAISVAGPKERMLKQEKRIVEHLKETSTIISSKLGYVRKEGV, encoded by the coding sequence ATGTCAGTAAAATCAGCAGAACGTGTTTTGCGAATTTTTGAATTGTTGAGCGCGAATATTAGTGGCCTGACGATTAAGGAGATTAGTGAAACACTCAATATGCCTCAAAGTAGTACATCAGGTTTAGTTAAAACGTTGTTGAACGAGAATTATGTTTCACTCAATCAATTTAATCGATTGACATTAGGACCAAAATTAATACCGGTCGGCAATGCTGCAATGGAGTCGCTTGATATTTCATCCTTAGGTACCCCATTTTTGAAGGATTTAATGAAAGCGGTTGAAGAAACCGTTTTTATGACAGTGTTAGTTGAACAAGAGCTTGTGTATGTCGCAAAAATTGATAGCAATCGTTCCATCCGGACGTCAGCTTATTTAGGTGGAAAAAAACCGCTATATTGCACGGGCCTAGGAAAAGCATTTCTTGCATTTATGCCCGAAACTGAAAGAAAAAGGTATATGAAAGCGATTAAACTAAGAGCGATTACAAAACAGACCATTACGAGCAAAGTAGAACTAGAAAAAAAGCTTCAAGGATATTCACAAATGGGCTATTCAATTGATGACGAGGAAAATGAGGATGGCTTATATTGTTTAGCAGCACCTGTTTTTGATGTTGGAGGTACCATGCAGGCCGCAATTAGTGTAGCTGGTCCGAAAGAGAGAATGTTAAAACAGGAAAAACGCATAGTTGAGCACTTGAAGGAAACGTCTACTATCATTTCTTCAAAGCTTGGATATGTACGTAAGGAAGGTGTCTAA
- a CDS encoding TetR/AcrR family transcriptional regulator has product MSTQKEEQEESKRGRPLDLSRNEVILSTVLEVLAECGYDALTIDAVAARAKVGKATIYRRWSSKTELVIDAASFVSPFETLEEYLNTDQGLRGQLIDMLSLVFQNENKCYQKAMTAIGSAMPHNQELEKGLHNDFYRRHRTTIESIVKPFLKKDHSLQSTELDLLADIGPALITYRIFLIGKPFDRAYVERIVDTLMLPMVDGALEQKTTNE; this is encoded by the coding sequence ATGTCTACGCAAAAGGAAGAACAAGAGGAAAGCAAGCGGGGGCGCCCACTAGACCTTTCACGTAATGAAGTGATTTTGTCGACCGTGTTAGAAGTACTTGCAGAATGTGGATATGATGCATTAACGATTGATGCTGTTGCAGCGCGAGCAAAGGTTGGGAAGGCGACTATTTATAGAAGGTGGTCATCTAAAACGGAACTAGTCATAGATGCGGCCTCGTTTGTTAGTCCATTTGAAACATTAGAAGAATACCTGAATACGGACCAAGGATTGCGTGGTCAATTAATTGATATGCTCTCTCTTGTTTTTCAAAATGAAAATAAATGTTATCAAAAAGCGATGACTGCGATCGGTTCAGCGATGCCTCATAATCAGGAACTAGAAAAAGGGCTTCACAATGATTTCTACCGACGTCATCGCACGACGATTGAATCCATTGTCAAACCCTTTTTAAAGAAAGATCATTCACTTCAATCTACTGAACTAGATTTACTCGCCGATATTGGACCAGCATTAATTACGTATCGTATCTTCTTAATCGGGAAGCCTTTTGATCGTGCGTATGTGGAACGTATTGTTGATACGTTAATGTTACCAATGGTCGATGGTGCACTGGAGCAAAAAACAACCAACGAATAA
- a CDS encoding MDR family MFS transporter, whose amino-acid sequence MAVIGSGGGAAEETSRPDINPIPVLAVLLSGAFVAILSETILNVALNAIMSDFGVASSTAQWLVTGYMLVIGTLIPISAYFMQRFTTRQLFITAMSLFTLGTLISGFSPVFSVLLLGRLTQAVGTAIMIPLLINVILSVIPVERRGAAMGMVGLVIMFAPAIGPTVSGLIVENFTWRWLFYFILPISLGSLFFGMKVLTNISEVSKPKLDILSFVLSTFGFGGVVYGFSAAGKGDASFTDPLVFSFLLIGFVSLLLFSWRQLKLESPLLDIRVFRYPMFLLGLILVMLVMMTMFAMMLVMPIYMQGALLFSAITTGLIMLPGGLLNGAMSPIMGRLFDKFGPRPLLIPGTIILAVIVFTYRFTVPGIPIWLVVVQQAILMISVAMIMMPAQTNGLNQIPEKLYPHGTAIMNTLMQVSGAIGAALFIAVMENGQQAYLSENSIADPTPAQMADALTYGSQQSFSTGFYLALAAIVLALFVRRSSIKNK is encoded by the coding sequence ATGGCTGTTATTGGAAGTGGTGGCGGCGCAGCAGAGGAAACGAGTAGACCCGATATAAATCCGATTCCCGTGCTTGCCGTCTTATTATCAGGTGCATTTGTGGCGATTTTAAGTGAAACCATTCTTAACGTTGCACTAAATGCAATTATGAGCGATTTTGGCGTTGCTTCAAGCACGGCACAATGGCTTGTAACTGGATATATGCTTGTTATTGGTACGCTTATACCAATATCTGCTTACTTTATGCAACGTTTTACGACTCGCCAACTTTTTATTACCGCGATGTCTCTTTTTACGTTAGGAACACTTATTTCAGGTTTCAGCCCGGTTTTTAGCGTCCTATTACTTGGTCGACTAACCCAAGCTGTTGGAACAGCTATCATGATTCCACTTTTAATAAATGTTATTCTATCTGTTATCCCCGTTGAACGTCGTGGTGCAGCAATGGGTATGGTTGGCCTTGTTATTATGTTCGCTCCAGCGATTGGTCCTACCGTATCCGGTCTAATTGTGGAGAATTTTACATGGCGTTGGTTGTTTTACTTCATTCTACCGATATCCTTAGGCTCACTTTTCTTCGGAATGAAAGTGTTAACCAATATATCCGAAGTCTCAAAACCAAAGCTCGATATACTCTCATTTGTTTTATCTACTTTCGGTTTTGGTGGGGTTGTTTACGGTTTTAGTGCGGCAGGAAAAGGAGACGCTAGTTTCACAGATCCTCTTGTTTTTTCTTTCTTACTCATTGGGTTTGTTTCTTTACTCTTATTCAGCTGGAGACAGTTAAAACTAGAATCACCTTTACTTGATATTCGCGTGTTCCGGTACCCCATGTTCTTACTTGGGTTAATCCTTGTTATGCTTGTTATGATGACGATGTTCGCAATGATGCTTGTTATGCCCATTTACATGCAAGGGGCTCTTTTATTTAGTGCTATTACAACAGGACTTATTATGCTACCAGGAGGCTTACTGAACGGTGCTATGTCGCCGATTATGGGGCGTCTATTCGATAAGTTTGGACCTCGTCCATTATTAATTCCTGGTACGATTATTCTTGCAGTGATTGTCTTTACGTATCGCTTCACTGTTCCTGGCATTCCAATTTGGCTTGTCGTCGTGCAACAAGCGATTCTAATGATTTCAGTTGCCATGATTATGATGCCAGCCCAAACAAACGGACTTAATCAAATCCCAGAGAAACTTTATCCACATGGTACAGCAATTATGAACACCTTAATGCAAGTATCTGGTGCGATCGGGGCCGCTTTGTTTATTGCCGTAATGGAAAACGGACAACAGGCTTACTTAAGTGAAAATAGCATTGCTGACCCAACTCCAGCGCAAATGGCTGACGCTCTAACTTACGGCTCTCAGCAGAGCTTTTCGACAGGTTTCTACTTAGCACTAGCTGCGATTGTCCTTGCTCTCTTTGTTCGTAGAAGCAGTATAAAAAACAAGTAA